In Rheinheimera sp. MM224, one DNA window encodes the following:
- a CDS encoding DUF4826 family protein, translated as MAEQLTEEQQAEANSEWVRIQFQKANQYLAEKGILPDNVAVSESRYLTPLMAVWKITAQDRKQYWVISGDLPTDHMPLSAAQDAREAVRAFSLSWQLKAEQVMNSGSIDKTKADFANLLVHRAHGLYDLFNKEELWAKQS; from the coding sequence ATGGCAGAACAATTAACCGAGGAACAACAAGCAGAAGCGAACAGTGAGTGGGTCCGCATCCAGTTCCAAAAAGCTAACCAGTATTTGGCCGAAAAGGGCATATTGCCAGACAATGTGGCAGTGTCTGAATCTCGTTATTTAACACCATTAATGGCGGTCTGGAAGATTACAGCACAGGATCGTAAGCAATATTGGGTGATAAGTGGTGATTTACCTACAGATCATATGCCTTTGTCGGCAGCACAAGATGCAAGAGAGGCTGTGCGGGCTTTCTCATTAAGTTGGCAGTTAAAAGCTGAGCAAGTAATGAATTCAGGTTCTATCGATAAAACCAAAGCAGATTTCGCTAACTTATTGGTGCACAGAGCTCATGGTTTGTATGATTTATTTAATAAAGAAGAGCTGTGGGCTAAGCAGAGCTAA
- the mnmA gene encoding tRNA 2-thiouridine(34) synthase MnmA: protein MSDNSSKKVIVGMSGGVDSSVSAYLLMQQGYQVEGLFMKNWEEDDDSEYCAAADDLRDAQAVCDKLGIKLHKVNFAAEYWDNVFEYFLEEYKAGRTPNPDIMCNKEIKFKAFLEFAAEALGADYIATGHYVQRREVEGHWQLLRGLDTNKDQSYFLYTIGEEHVAQTLFPVGHLEKPLVRAIAEEQGLITHDKKDSTGICFIGERKFKDFLQKYLPAQPGDIYTVDGDKIGQHDGLMYHTLGQRKGLRIGGLKDGDDQPWYVVAKDLINNRLIVAQGHDHPSMFSKGLVANQLHWVDRTGPQQALRCTVKTRYRQTDIPCTLTPMPDGTVVVVFDQPQKAVTPGQSAVFYSDEICLGGGIINSAIQ, encoded by the coding sequence ATGTCAGATAACAGCAGCAAAAAAGTCATTGTCGGTATGTCCGGTGGTGTTGATTCCTCAGTGTCCGCCTACCTGCTGATGCAGCAAGGGTATCAGGTCGAAGGCCTGTTTATGAAGAACTGGGAAGAAGATGACGACAGCGAATACTGTGCTGCTGCTGACGACTTAAGAGATGCTCAGGCGGTCTGTGACAAGCTGGGTATAAAACTGCATAAAGTTAACTTTGCCGCTGAGTACTGGGACAATGTGTTTGAATATTTCCTCGAGGAATATAAAGCTGGTCGTACGCCGAACCCGGATATTATGTGCAACAAGGAAATTAAGTTTAAAGCTTTCCTTGAATTCGCCGCCGAAGCTTTAGGCGCCGACTACATAGCCACAGGCCATTATGTACAGCGCCGTGAAGTAGAAGGCCACTGGCAGTTATTGCGGGGTCTGGATACCAACAAAGATCAAAGCTATTTCCTCTATACCATAGGTGAAGAACATGTGGCGCAAACCCTGTTCCCTGTTGGTCATCTGGAAAAACCTCTGGTACGGGCTATTGCCGAAGAACAAGGTTTAATTACGCACGATAAAAAAGACAGCACAGGTATTTGTTTTATCGGCGAGCGTAAATTTAAAGATTTCCTGCAAAAGTATCTGCCAGCCCAGCCTGGTGATATTTACACCGTAGACGGCGATAAAATTGGCCAGCACGATGGTCTGATGTATCACACTTTAGGCCAGCGTAAAGGTTTACGTATTGGTGGCTTAAAAGATGGTGATGATCAGCCATGGTATGTGGTGGCAAAAGATTTGATCAATAACCGTCTTATTGTCGCTCAGGGTCATGACCATCCAAGTATGTTCTCCAAAGGGTTAGTGGCAAACCAACTGCACTGGGTTGATCGTACAGGCCCACAGCAAGCGCTTCGCTGCACTGTCAAAACCCGTTATCGTCAGACCGATATTCCATGCACTCTGACCCCAATGCCGGATGGCACTGTGGTTGTGGTATTTGATCAGCCTCAAAAAGCCGTCACTCCGGGTCAGTCTGCTGTGTTTTACAGCGACGAGATTTGTTTGGGTGGTGGCATTATTAATTCGGCCATACAGTAA
- a CDS encoding O-antigen ligase family protein: protein MRLSTYFQQVQALDKLILLLCSCYLLVDACNGFLLNQFGRSFGLSALYKVLMLMLMLVSLSLRTGKAFLLFPALFVLLLPGAFYSWLQLGGSLAADLGLILKLISPLIAFYYLLSLAQLDKDFAQKSLHQIFVLNYLIVLVNFILGALGYGYTSYLPQQHLTQVDLGSKGFFNAANELSVVLLVLSAWLLQYYWWQQKLIFLAVAATSVWCASLMLTKTGLLGSLILVLLIPLMPWFIRLNWTRLALAMLLLLASAALVIWQAPLLLSQLGLAEKLQHIYQQQGLLGVLLSSRDKYAAEIWQVVSFYYSDAHRLFGVGLIGVSEHLWKFWAESDPFDLYIFYGVAGLMFSSWIFIGFIAQNLRLCRLFSSDLAATLVLLNLLLLMVSCIAGHVISSGMLWPVWGFINAAALIRCQSQAKPTETELVHVTQ from the coding sequence ATGCGGCTTTCGACTTATTTCCAGCAGGTACAAGCGCTGGATAAATTGATCCTGTTGCTTTGCAGCTGTTACCTGCTGGTGGATGCTTGTAATGGTTTTTTATTAAATCAGTTTGGCCGCAGCTTTGGTTTGTCTGCGCTGTATAAAGTGCTGATGCTGATGTTGATGCTGGTTTCATTAAGCCTTCGCACCGGCAAGGCATTTTTACTCTTTCCAGCACTTTTTGTGTTGTTATTACCAGGTGCTTTTTACAGCTGGCTGCAACTTGGTGGCTCTTTGGCCGCAGATTTGGGGCTAATACTGAAACTGATTTCGCCGCTGATTGCATTTTATTATTTGCTGAGCCTGGCGCAACTGGACAAAGACTTTGCGCAGAAGTCCCTGCATCAGATTTTTGTGCTGAACTACCTGATTGTGCTGGTGAATTTTATTCTCGGCGCCTTAGGTTATGGCTACACCTCTTATTTGCCTCAACAGCATCTGACCCAAGTGGATTTAGGCAGCAAAGGTTTTTTTAATGCAGCCAACGAGCTTTCAGTGGTGCTTCTGGTGTTATCTGCCTGGCTATTGCAGTACTACTGGTGGCAGCAAAAGCTGATTTTTCTGGCTGTGGCTGCAACGTCTGTCTGGTGTGCCAGCTTAATGCTAACCAAAACAGGGTTATTAGGCAGCCTTATTTTAGTGCTGTTGATCCCTCTTATGCCCTGGTTCATTCGTCTGAACTGGACACGTTTGGCACTGGCGATGTTGTTGCTGTTAGCGTCTGCCGCTCTCGTCATTTGGCAGGCTCCGCTGCTGTTAAGTCAGCTAGGCCTTGCTGAGAAATTACAGCATATTTATCAACAACAAGGTTTATTAGGTGTGCTGTTATCGTCCCGTGACAAATATGCAGCCGAAATCTGGCAGGTGGTCAGTTTTTATTACAGCGATGCACATCGTTTGTTTGGTGTAGGTTTAATTGGGGTATCGGAGCATCTGTGGAAGTTTTGGGCTGAGTCTGATCCTTTTGATTTGTATATTTTTTATGGTGTAGCGGGTTTGATGTTTTCCAGCTGGATTTTTATAGGTTTTATCGCTCAGAATTTAAGGCTATGCAGGCTGTTTTCCTCCGATCTGGCGGCGACCTTAGTGCTGTTAAATCTGTTGTTGCTGATGGTGTCCTGTATTGCGGGTCATGTCATTAGCTCCGGAATGTTGTGGCCGGTCTGGGGATTTATCAATGCGGCAGCTCTGATCCGTTGCCAGTCACAGGCCAAGCCAACAGAGACGGAGCTTGTGCATGTTACGCAGTGA
- a CDS encoding cupin domain-containing protein, with the protein MYQLFLNELTPAQFLAEYWQKKPLLIKAGFRNFIDPISPDELAGLAGEEEIESRIVSNKNAVWDMETGPFEDFSHLGEEGWTLLVQAVDHWHPHSAALIEPFRFIPNWRIDDLMVSFSTAGGGVGPHLDQYDVFIIQGQGKRHWRVGMPDTSLKQHCPHPRLLQVTPFIDCIDVITEPGDILYIPPGCPHDGISLDPSLNYSVGFRAPAQKDLLTGLADHLIDQDITGRRFTDPERQVPASVGAISEQDLTQVQSLLRQLVDDKHFAAQWFGSYISHAKHELDATEPDPHYEANEIGEYLEEGSVLAKLGGLRTLYYQATAAEDIQLFINGDRFLVPAVELETVKKLTDQVSLTVEDCQHFASDHGRLQLITLLINKGYWYFTE; encoded by the coding sequence ATGTACCAATTATTTTTAAATGAATTAACTCCTGCACAGTTTTTAGCAGAGTACTGGCAGAAAAAGCCTTTGCTTATCAAAGCGGGTTTTAGAAACTTTATCGACCCTATCAGCCCGGACGAACTGGCAGGTCTTGCCGGTGAAGAAGAAATCGAATCCCGCATTGTTAGCAATAAAAATGCAGTTTGGGATATGGAAACCGGTCCTTTTGAGGATTTCAGCCACTTGGGCGAAGAAGGCTGGACTTTATTAGTCCAGGCCGTGGATCACTGGCATCCGCACTCTGCTGCTTTGATAGAGCCGTTCCGCTTTATTCCAAACTGGCGTATTGATGATTTGATGGTGAGCTTTTCTACCGCAGGTGGCGGTGTAGGCCCGCATCTGGACCAATACGATGTATTTATTATTCAGGGTCAGGGTAAACGCCATTGGCGTGTCGGTATGCCGGATACCAGCTTAAAACAGCACTGCCCTCACCCACGTTTATTGCAGGTGACTCCTTTTATCGACTGCATTGATGTAATCACTGAACCTGGTGATATTTTATATATTCCACCGGGTTGCCCACATGATGGCATCTCTTTGGACCCGTCACTGAATTATTCTGTCGGTTTCCGTGCGCCAGCCCAAAAAGATTTACTGACAGGCTTGGCCGATCACCTGATCGATCAGGATATTACAGGCCGTCGTTTTACTGATCCAGAGCGTCAGGTACCAGCCTCTGTTGGTGCTATTAGCGAGCAGGATCTAACCCAGGTGCAAAGTTTATTACGCCAGTTAGTGGACGATAAACACTTTGCCGCTCAGTGGTTCGGCAGTTATATCAGTCATGCCAAACATGAGCTGGATGCAACAGAACCTGATCCACATTATGAAGCCAATGAAATTGGTGAGTATCTGGAAGAAGGATCAGTGCTGGCCAAATTAGGTGGCCTACGCACTTTGTATTATCAGGCCACTGCTGCTGAAGATATCCAGTTGTTTATTAATGGCGACCGCTTTTTAGTACCAGCTGTTGAACTTGAAACCGTGAAAAAACTGACCGATCAGGTGAGTCTTACTGTGGAAGATTGCCAGCATTTCGCATCAGACCATGGTCGTTTACAGTTGATCACTCTGCTGATTAATAAAGGCTACTGGTACTTTACTGAGTAA
- the hflD gene encoding high frequency lysogenization protein HflD, with product MQHSIQTQTLALAGMCQALKLLQQVTRTNDVALADLQLCLASIANLSPAEPLDIYGKDVANLRAGYQCLVDQLGDNQRKDVELTRYVVSVIALERKLTKNRDNLDNLGKRLSRLEQQLQHFAITDENIIANLADIYVECISSLGTRIQVAGQPELLKQQLVQHKVRALLLAAIRAVVLWRQSGGSRLHFVFKRKALLNEAKSVLQTIAPTHS from the coding sequence ATGCAACACAGTATTCAGACTCAAACCCTTGCTCTGGCCGGTATGTGCCAGGCTCTTAAGCTATTACAGCAAGTCACCCGTACCAACGATGTAGCACTAGCTGATTTGCAGTTGTGTTTAGCCAGTATCGCGAACTTATCTCCGGCAGAGCCTTTGGATATTTATGGCAAAGATGTGGCCAACCTGCGCGCTGGTTATCAGTGTCTGGTGGATCAGCTAGGTGACAATCAGCGCAAAGATGTGGAACTGACCCGTTATGTGGTGTCCGTGATTGCGCTTGAGCGTAAGCTGACAAAAAACCGCGATAATCTGGATAACCTGGGTAAACGCTTATCCCGCTTAGAGCAGCAATTGCAGCATTTTGCTATTACCGATGAGAACATCATTGCCAATCTGGCCGATATTTATGTCGAATGCATCAGCTCTTTAGGCACCCGAATTCAGGTCGCTGGTCAGCCAGAACTGCTGAAGCAGCAACTGGTGCAGCATAAAGTTCGCGCTTTGTTATTGGCCGCTATTCGCGCCGTGGTGTTATGGCGCCAGTCCGGTGGCAGTCGCCTGCATTTTGTATTCAAACGCAAAGCACTGCTGAATGAAGCCAAATCTGTTTTACAAACTATTGCCCCAACCCATTCATAG
- a CDS encoding lipopolysaccharide biosynthesis protein, with translation MLRSDFARKLLNNSLAHGLNFGSRWLLNLVVARQLLASDFGVFSYVYMLANLFFPTIAFGVSFYLIHYSAKQQQISLLFNSLVLSFIVFLLLCLGVVGIDYWINDSVPYYLYLLSLLIGLVWAISQAIFCYLKGRQQFFVEVKSQFVGALSLLVVVALLFVGVITELDAMLEAVLVASLLPVVMGLNVLWPELKAGVGPYFRNFFSYFGWQDIRHRLHFALHDVFAIIMTNIPFIFLALFSTLLALGQFRKLFILFMPITLLPVIFSQVFLSRLSRLTELGAKLQFFRKVFLFTLPVLSLPYLLMWPLGDWLYQISFNEALDPGHLLMLHLVLATLWITLLKTYFEVLLTSLGANHYKAMLVSLAVVLTALAYCWFNYDLTVELTAWLFLSGNLLITSMLIVTCLWHIRRQQKQ, from the coding sequence ATGTTACGCAGTGATTTTGCCCGTAAGCTGCTCAATAACAGTCTGGCTCATGGCTTGAACTTTGGTTCGCGCTGGTTATTAAATCTGGTGGTTGCGCGGCAACTGCTGGCGAGTGATTTTGGTGTCTTCAGTTATGTCTATATGCTGGCGAACCTGTTTTTTCCAACCATAGCCTTTGGTGTCAGTTTTTACCTGATCCACTACTCAGCCAAACAGCAGCAAATCAGTTTGTTGTTCAACAGCCTGGTACTGAGTTTTATCGTGTTTTTGCTGTTGTGTCTTGGCGTGGTCGGTATCGATTATTGGATCAATGACAGCGTGCCTTATTATCTGTACCTGCTGAGTTTGTTGATTGGTTTGGTCTGGGCTATCAGTCAGGCCATATTCTGTTACCTCAAAGGCCGCCAGCAATTTTTTGTCGAAGTAAAGTCACAGTTTGTCGGCGCCTTAAGTTTGCTGGTGGTGGTTGCTTTACTTTTTGTCGGTGTGATTACAGAGCTGGATGCGATGCTCGAGGCTGTGCTTGTGGCGAGTTTGTTGCCTGTGGTGATGGGGCTGAATGTGCTTTGGCCTGAGCTAAAAGCTGGAGTGGGGCCTTATTTCCGCAATTTTTTCAGCTACTTTGGCTGGCAGGATATCCGGCATCGGTTGCACTTTGCGCTGCACGATGTATTCGCCATTATCATGACCAATATTCCTTTTATCTTTCTGGCGTTGTTCAGCACCTTACTGGCGCTGGGTCAGTTCAGAAAACTGTTTATTTTGTTTATGCCGATCACTTTATTACCAGTCATTTTTTCGCAGGTGTTTTTAAGTCGGTTAAGCCGCCTGACGGAGCTTGGTGCCAAACTGCAGTTTTTCCGTAAGGTGTTCCTGTTCACTCTGCCTGTGTTGTCACTGCCTTATCTGCTGATGTGGCCGCTGGGCGACTGGTTGTATCAGATCTCCTTTAATGAAGCGCTGGATCCTGGTCATCTGTTGATGTTGCATCTGGTGCTGGCGACTTTGTGGATCACCTTGCTGAAAACCTACTTTGAAGTATTGCTGACCTCATTAGGCGCGAACCATTACAAAGCCATGCTGGTGAGTCTGGCGGTGGTGTTAACTGCTTTGGCCTATTGCTGGTTTAATTATGACTTAACAGTAGAGCTGACAGCCTGGTTATTTTTAAGTGGTAATCTGCTGATCACCTCCATGCTGATTGTTACTTGCCTGTGGCACATCAGAAGGCAACAAAAACAGTAA
- a CDS encoding Leu/Phe/Val dehydrogenase, translating to MAVFNHPEFDNHEQVVFCSDESTGLKAIIAIHSTALGPATGGCRMWDYVADEDALVDVLRLSRGMTYKNAMAGLPLGGGKAVIIGDAKKIKSEALFRKFGKFVHSLSGRYVSAEDVNITTGDIMIVNKETPYVAGLEGLSGNPGPFTALGTYRGIKAAAKHKFGTDDLNGLTVAVQGLGSVGFYLCEYLHKEGAKLIVTDINQDAVSRAVAQFNATAVGLDEIYAVDADIYAPCALGATINDITIPQLKCKIIAGCANNQLKESRHGELLRQKGILYAPDYVINAGGIINVAMEMRAVGYNAEESTAKVNQIYHTLINIFERADAQQKPTNEVADLMAQEIIRNAR from the coding sequence GTGGCTGTATTTAACCATCCTGAATTTGATAACCATGAGCAAGTCGTATTCTGCAGTGATGAAAGCACTGGTTTAAAAGCCATTATTGCGATCCACAGCACAGCCTTAGGTCCGGCAACAGGTGGCTGCCGTATGTGGGATTATGTCGCTGATGAAGATGCCTTAGTCGACGTATTACGTTTATCCCGCGGCATGACTTACAAAAATGCTATGGCTGGTTTGCCATTAGGCGGCGGTAAGGCAGTGATTATTGGTGATGCGAAAAAAATCAAATCTGAAGCCCTGTTCCGTAAGTTCGGCAAGTTTGTGCATTCATTAAGCGGCCGTTATGTCAGCGCAGAAGATGTGAATATCACAACGGGCGACATTATGATCGTCAATAAAGAAACTCCTTACGTAGCAGGTTTAGAAGGCTTAAGTGGCAACCCTGGTCCATTCACTGCACTTGGAACTTACCGTGGTATTAAAGCCGCCGCTAAGCATAAGTTTGGTACAGATGATTTGAATGGTTTGACCGTTGCGGTGCAAGGTTTAGGCAGCGTTGGTTTTTATCTGTGTGAATATCTGCACAAAGAAGGCGCCAAACTTATTGTCACTGATATCAATCAGGATGCGGTTAGCCGCGCCGTAGCACAGTTTAACGCTACAGCTGTAGGCTTAGATGAAATCTATGCTGTTGATGCTGACATCTACGCTCCTTGCGCTTTAGGTGCCACCATTAACGACATCACTATTCCTCAACTGAAATGCAAAATTATTGCAGGTTGTGCCAATAACCAGCTCAAAGAAAGCCGTCATGGTGAACTGTTACGCCAAAAAGGTATTCTGTATGCACCGGATTATGTGATCAATGCGGGTGGCATTATCAACGTGGCAATGGAAATGCGTGCAGTTGGCTACAACGCCGAAGAATCTACAGCTAAGGTCAACCAGATTTACCATACGCTGATCAATATCTTCGAACGCGCTGACGCACAGCAAAAACCGACCAACGAAGTGGCAGATTTAATGGCGCAGGAAATTATCCGTAACGCCCGTTAA
- the purB gene encoding adenylosuccinate lyase yields the protein MELSALTAISPVDGRYGSKASELREFFSEYGLIKFRVTVEVRWLQKLAATAAITEVPALSDSANALLNGIVDNFSLADAQRVKDIERTTNHDVKAVEYLLKEKVAGHAELAAVSEFIHFACTSEDINNLSHGLMLGAARDQVLLPLCDQLLNEIKALAHKYKAIPMMARTHGQPASPTTLGKEMANVYMRLKRQREQIAKVELLGKINGAVGNYNAHLSAYPNLNWHQFAEEFVTSLGLSWNPYTTQIEPHDYIAELFDAIARFNTILLDFDRDVWGYIALGHFKQRTIAGEIGSSTMPHKVNPIDFENSEGNLGLANAIFQHLSSKLPVSRWQRDLTDSTVLRNLGVGFAYTVIAYHASLKGISKLEVNEANLLSELDQNWELLAEPVQTVMRKYGIEQPYEKLKELTRGKRITPADLAVFIDKLELPAEVKAELKALRPDNYLGAAIELVDLLN from the coding sequence ATGGAATTATCAGCATTAACCGCCATCTCCCCTGTAGATGGCCGCTATGGCTCAAAAGCCAGCGAGCTGCGTGAGTTTTTTAGTGAATATGGTTTAATCAAATTCCGGGTGACTGTAGAAGTGCGTTGGTTGCAAAAATTAGCAGCCACAGCAGCTATCACTGAAGTTCCAGCTTTATCCGACAGTGCTAATGCGCTGTTAAACGGAATTGTCGACAATTTCAGCCTTGCTGATGCACAGCGTGTGAAAGACATTGAGCGCACCACCAACCACGATGTCAAAGCTGTTGAGTATTTACTAAAAGAAAAAGTAGCTGGTCATGCTGAATTAGCTGCGGTCAGTGAATTTATTCACTTTGCCTGCACCTCTGAAGATATCAATAACCTGTCCCATGGTTTGATGTTAGGTGCAGCCCGTGATCAAGTGCTGCTGCCTTTGTGCGATCAGTTATTAAACGAAATCAAAGCTTTAGCCCATAAGTACAAAGCTATCCCTATGATGGCCCGTACCCACGGTCAACCAGCCTCTCCGACCACTTTAGGTAAAGAGATGGCGAACGTGTACATGCGTTTAAAGCGTCAGCGTGAGCAAATTGCTAAGGTTGAACTGCTGGGTAAAATCAACGGTGCTGTAGGTAACTACAATGCGCATTTATCCGCTTACCCGAACCTGAACTGGCATCAGTTTGCAGAAGAGTTCGTCACAAGCCTTGGCTTAAGCTGGAACCCGTACACCACACAGATTGAACCACATGACTACATTGCCGAGCTGTTCGACGCCATCGCGCGTTTCAACACCATCCTGCTCGACTTCGACCGTGATGTCTGGGGTTATATAGCTTTAGGTCACTTTAAGCAGCGCACTATTGCCGGTGAAATTGGCTCGTCCACTATGCCGCATAAAGTGAACCCAATCGACTTTGAAAACTCCGAAGGTAACCTGGGTCTGGCCAACGCCATATTCCAGCATTTATCTTCCAAGTTACCAGTATCACGCTGGCAGCGTGACTTAACAGATTCGACTGTACTGCGTAATTTAGGTGTAGGTTTCGCATATACTGTCATTGCTTACCATGCGAGCTTAAAAGGCATCAGCAAACTGGAAGTAAACGAAGCCAACCTGCTAAGCGAGCTGGATCAGAACTGGGAATTACTGGCAGAACCGGTACAAACAGTGATGCGTAAATATGGCATTGAACAGCCGTATGAAAAGCTGAAAGAACTGACCCGCGGCAAACGTATCACGCCAGCAGATTTAGCTGTCTTTATCGATAAATTAGAGCTGCCTGCAGAAGTGAAAGCCGAATTAAAAGCGTTGCGCCCTGATAACTACTTAGGCGCAGCAATCGAACTTGTTGATTTATTAAACTAA
- the wecC gene encoding UDP-N-acetyl-D-mannosamine dehydrogenase, whose product MFKTVSVIGLGYIGLPTAAMLASRKLRVIGIDVNQHAVDTINQGKIHIVEPELDMLVHAAVTGGYLSAQTSPVAADAFMIAVPTPFFDDLSPDLTYVEAAVKSIAPVLAKGNLVVLESTSPVGTTEKICQWISEARPDLTVPTDSSQPDIHVAYCPERVLPGRVVYELIANDRIVGGLTPACSEKAKALYQTFVTGECLISDARTAEMSKLTENAFRDVNIAFANELSLICDELNINVWELIKMANRHPRVNILTPGAGVGGHCIAVDPWFIVHSAPEQAKLIRTAREVNDFKPQWVLQKVLSTVANHALHKPSIACFGLAFKPDIDDLRESPALHIVNDLAAAYQGKIYAVEPNVEKTNKLASNIELVSVEQGLKADIIVILVNHKGFGDLDFSKHSLINVVGPLRSAH is encoded by the coding sequence ATGTTTAAAACGGTATCAGTGATTGGTTTAGGGTATATCGGCTTGCCAACGGCAGCCATGTTGGCATCACGCAAGCTGCGTGTGATTGGTATAGACGTGAATCAACACGCTGTAGACACCATCAATCAGGGTAAAATTCATATTGTAGAACCTGAACTGGACATGTTGGTGCATGCCGCAGTGACAGGTGGCTACTTATCAGCTCAAACCAGCCCTGTGGCTGCTGATGCTTTTATGATTGCTGTACCTACGCCATTTTTTGATGATCTGTCACCTGATTTAACTTATGTTGAAGCTGCGGTGAAATCTATTGCACCAGTTCTGGCCAAAGGTAATCTGGTCGTGCTGGAATCGACCAGCCCTGTAGGTACCACAGAAAAAATTTGTCAGTGGATCAGTGAAGCACGCCCTGATTTAACAGTACCGACAGATTCTTCCCAGCCAGATATTCATGTCGCTTATTGCCCTGAGCGTGTGTTACCTGGCCGCGTAGTCTATGAGCTGATTGCTAATGACCGTATTGTGGGTGGTTTAACTCCTGCCTGTTCTGAAAAAGCCAAAGCACTGTATCAAACCTTCGTTACAGGCGAATGTTTAATCTCTGACGCCCGCACCGCTGAAATGTCGAAACTGACTGAGAACGCCTTCCGTGACGTCAATATCGCTTTTGCCAACGAGTTATCCTTAATCTGTGACGAGTTGAATATTAACGTCTGGGAACTGATTAAAATGGCGAACCGCCACCCTCGCGTAAATATTCTGACGCCAGGTGCAGGTGTCGGTGGTCATTGTATTGCCGTTGACCCATGGTTTATTGTGCACTCAGCACCAGAGCAAGCCAAACTCATTCGTACAGCACGTGAAGTTAATGACTTTAAACCTCAATGGGTGCTGCAAAAAGTATTATCCACCGTCGCTAACCATGCATTGCATAAGCCTTCTATTGCCTGTTTTGGTTTAGCCTTTAAACCGGATATCGACGATTTACGTGAAAGCCCTGCGCTGCACATAGTCAACGATTTAGCCGCTGCGTATCAGGGCAAAATCTATGCAGTTGAGCCGAACGTGGAAAAAACCAATAAGCTCGCTTCCAACATTGAATTGGTGTCTGTTGAACAAGGTTTAAAAGCCGACATTATTGTGATTCTGGTGAACCACAAAGGTTTTGGTGATTTGGACTTCAGTAAACACAGCTTGATCAACGTGGTTGGCCCACTACGCTCAGCACACTAA
- a CDS encoding NUDIX domain-containing protein yields the protein MSRPLLHLTVAAVLYFQGRYLLVEEKDKSSGRLVLNQPAGHVEENEDLISAIKRELQEETGLNLEPDAWLGISQLKAANGHFYVRVNFVFTPTELPAQHQPQDDDILALHWLSLAELRSHALPVRSQLVLDAITQFEQNQLLSLSQIRNAVAHSL from the coding sequence ATGTCTCGTCCTTTATTGCATTTAACCGTTGCCGCAGTGTTGTATTTTCAGGGTCGTTATTTATTGGTGGAAGAAAAAGACAAAAGCTCCGGCCGCCTTGTATTGAATCAGCCTGCTGGCCATGTTGAGGAAAATGAAGATTTAATCAGTGCTATTAAACGGGAGCTGCAGGAAGAAACAGGCCTGAATTTAGAGCCCGATGCCTGGCTGGGTATTTCCCAGCTCAAAGCCGCCAATGGCCATTTTTATGTACGGGTAAATTTTGTCTTTACCCCTACTGAATTACCAGCGCAGCATCAGCCACAGGATGACGATATTCTGGCTTTGCACTGGTTAAGTTTGGCTGAATTACGCAGTCATGCCCTGCCCGTGCGCAGTCAGTTGGTACTGGACGCCATCACCCAGTTTGAACAAAACCAGCTATTGTCGTTGTCTCAGATCAGAAATGCCGTCGCACATTCGCTTTGA